A part of Curtobacterium sp. MCLR17_036 genomic DNA contains:
- the kdpA gene encoding potassium-transporting ATPase subunit KdpA yields the protein MGAADVWAGIVQVATLVLLLVVAHRPLGDWMAKVFTPVRHNRVERGVYRLIGVDPDAEQSWPVYLRGVLLFSVVGLLLVYLLQRIQVVLPGDLGLPAVGPSLAFNTAASFVANTNWQSYSPEVTVGYAVQMGGLAVQNFLSAAVGLAVAVALVRGFARRGSGTLGNVWVDVVRGLGRLLLPGAFVFAIVLVAGGVVQSWGSGTDVTTLVGGTQHIPDGFVASQEAIKELGTNGGGYFNANSAHPFENPQAWTNLVEVFLMLVIPFSLPRTFGRLVGDDRQGSAILAVMGAIFLVSLSVMSIAELAGGGSATAAAGGAMEGKEVRFGLLGSTLFSTATTSTSTGAVNAMHDSYTPIGGMMALLNMMLGEVTPGGVGSGLYGMLVLAVITVFIGGLLVGRTPEYLGKKIRAKEMTFAALYILVTPTLVLLGTGLSLVIPGVREQVLGTSIYNPGNHGLSELLYAFTSGANNNGSAFGGLTANTTWMNSSLGVVMLLGRFVPMAFVLALAGSLAAQDRVPETAGTLPTHRPLFIGLLGGVAVIVTALTYFPVLALGPLAEGLS from the coding sequence ATGGGCGCCGCAGACGTCTGGGCCGGCATCGTCCAGGTCGCGACGCTCGTCCTGCTGCTCGTCGTCGCCCACCGGCCGCTCGGCGACTGGATGGCGAAGGTCTTCACCCCCGTCCGGCACAACCGGGTCGAGCGCGGGGTCTACCGGCTGATCGGGGTCGACCCGGACGCCGAGCAGTCCTGGCCCGTGTACCTGCGGGGCGTGCTGCTCTTCAGCGTCGTCGGGCTCCTGCTCGTCTACCTGCTGCAGCGCATCCAGGTCGTGCTGCCCGGCGACCTCGGGCTGCCGGCCGTCGGACCCTCGCTCGCGTTCAACACCGCGGCGTCGTTCGTCGCGAACACGAACTGGCAGTCCTACTCGCCCGAGGTCACCGTCGGCTACGCCGTGCAGATGGGCGGCCTCGCGGTGCAGAACTTCCTGTCCGCCGCCGTCGGCCTCGCCGTCGCCGTCGCCCTGGTGCGCGGGTTCGCCCGTCGCGGGTCCGGCACGCTCGGCAACGTGTGGGTGGACGTCGTCCGCGGGCTCGGCCGACTGCTGCTGCCCGGGGCGTTCGTCTTCGCGATCGTGCTCGTCGCCGGTGGTGTCGTCCAGTCGTGGGGGAGCGGTACCGACGTCACCACGCTCGTCGGTGGCACGCAGCACATCCCGGACGGGTTCGTCGCCTCGCAGGAGGCGATCAAGGAACTCGGTACGAACGGTGGCGGGTACTTCAACGCGAACTCGGCGCACCCGTTCGAGAACCCGCAGGCGTGGACGAACCTCGTCGAGGTGTTCCTCATGCTCGTCATCCCCTTCTCGCTGCCCCGCACGTTCGGCCGGCTGGTCGGCGACGACCGCCAAGGCTCCGCGATCCTCGCCGTGATGGGCGCGATCTTCCTCGTGTCCTTGTCGGTGATGTCGATCGCCGAGCTCGCCGGTGGCGGCAGCGCGACCGCAGCGGCGGGCGGCGCGATGGAGGGCAAGGAGGTCCGCTTCGGCCTCCTCGGCTCGACGCTGTTCTCGACGGCGACGACCTCGACGTCGACCGGCGCGGTGAACGCCATGCACGACAGCTACACGCCGATCGGCGGCATGATGGCGCTCCTCAACATGATGCTCGGCGAGGTCACCCCCGGTGGCGTCGGCTCCGGCCTGTACGGCATGCTCGTGCTCGCCGTCATCACGGTGTTCATCGGCGGCCTGCTCGTCGGCCGCACGCCGGAGTACCTCGGCAAGAAGATCCGCGCGAAGGAGATGACCTTCGCGGCGCTGTACATCCTCGTCACGCCGACGCTCGTGCTCCTGGGCACCGGGCTCTCGCTCGTGATCCCCGGTGTCCGCGAACAGGTGCTCGGCACGTCGATCTACAACCCCGGCAACCACGGGCTGTCCGAGCTGCTCTACGCCTTCACCTCGGGTGCGAACAACAACGGATCCGCCTTCGGCGGGCTCACCGCGAACACCACGTGGATGAACTCCTCGCTCGGTGTCGTGATGCTGCTCGGCCGCTTCGTGCCGATGGCGTTCGTCCTGGCGCTTGCCGGGTCCCTCGCCGCCCAGGACCGGGTGCCGGAGACCGCCGGCACGCTGCCCACCCACCGCCCGCTGTTCATCGGGCTGCTCGGCGGCGTCGCCGTCATCGTCACCGCCCTCACCTACTTCCCGGTGCTCGCACTGGGCCCGCTCGCAGAAGGACTGTCATGA
- a CDS encoding potassium-transporting ATPase subunit F: MIGITIAAAVLGIAAVVYLVWALVRPERF; encoded by the coding sequence GTGATCGGCATCACCATCGCGGCCGCCGTCCTCGGCATCGCCGCTGTCGTGTACCTCGTCTGGGCGCTCGTGCGTCCTGAGCGCTTCTGA
- a CDS encoding WYL domain-containing protein, with the protein MAGPSARMLALLSLLQVHRDWPGDELAGRLEVSPRTVRRDVDRLRGLGYRVEALRGPAGGYRLEAGSDLPPLLFDDDQAVAIALALAVAPASGADVAESAARALATVRQVMPARLRSRVDAVQAVTTTSRTTTDPGVLVAVSEAVHLREVFRFGYGEDETPHRVEPHAVVARNGRWYLLDWDTDRDDWRTHRVDRITPRMRTRVPFTPRAVPGGDAAAFVSARFKGSAVDDVWPCTGAVTTTAADARTITPYLPEDAVVEPIGDDRVRVTLGSWSWEGLAGVVAGLAVPVRVEGPDELRGAVRDLAGRLRAAAR; encoded by the coding sequence ATGGCCGGCCCCTCCGCTCGCATGCTCGCGCTGCTCTCGCTGCTGCAGGTGCACCGCGACTGGCCGGGCGACGAGCTCGCCGGCCGGCTCGAGGTCAGTCCCCGCACGGTCCGTCGCGACGTCGACCGGCTCCGCGGCCTCGGGTACCGGGTCGAGGCGCTGCGCGGGCCGGCCGGCGGCTACCGGCTCGAGGCCGGGTCCGACCTGCCCCCGCTGCTGTTCGACGACGACCAGGCGGTGGCGATCGCCCTGGCGCTCGCCGTCGCGCCGGCATCGGGGGCGGACGTCGCCGAGTCGGCGGCCCGCGCCCTCGCGACCGTCCGGCAGGTGATGCCCGCGCGCCTGCGGTCCCGGGTGGACGCGGTGCAGGCCGTGACCACGACGAGCCGGACCACGACCGACCCGGGCGTCCTGGTGGCGGTGAGCGAGGCGGTCCACCTGCGAGAGGTCTTCCGCTTCGGGTACGGCGAGGACGAGACCCCGCACCGCGTGGAACCGCACGCCGTCGTCGCCCGGAACGGCCGCTGGTACCTGCTCGACTGGGACACCGACCGCGACGACTGGCGCACCCACCGCGTCGACCGGATCACGCCGCGGATGCGCACCCGCGTCCCCTTCACACCGCGCGCGGTCCCCGGCGGCGACGCGGCGGCCTTCGTGTCGGCGCGCTTCAAGGGGTCGGCGGTGGACGACGTCTGGCCGTGCACCGGGGCCGTGACCACGACGGCGGCCGATGCGCGGACGATCACGCCGTACCTGCCCGAGGACGCCGTGGTCGAGCCCATCGGTGACGATCGGGTCCGCGTCACCCTCGGCTCGTGGTCGTGGGAAGGGCTGGCGGGTGTCGTCGCGGGCTTGGCCGTGCCGGTGCGGGTCGAGGGCCCGGACGAGCTGCGCGGGGCGGTCCGCGACCTGGCCGGACGGCTGCGGGCGGCAGCGCGTTAG
- a CDS encoding VOC family protein — protein MSIETTTHLNFDGDARAALDFYAAVFGGDVTAATYGQMGALDDPAWADRIVFGQVATAAGFRIMAFDVWPGQPWDQGSNAFYVFVHGDDTTEIERYWAALSEGAEVRQPLAPSAWAPLAGQLRDRFGVVWQLDVAGPRG, from the coding sequence ATGAGCATCGAAACGACAACCCACCTCAACTTCGACGGCGACGCCCGGGCGGCGCTCGACTTCTACGCAGCGGTCTTCGGCGGCGACGTCACCGCCGCCACCTACGGCCAGATGGGCGCCCTGGACGACCCAGCCTGGGCCGACCGCATCGTCTTCGGTCAGGTCGCCACCGCCGCCGGCTTCCGGATCATGGCCTTCGACGTCTGGCCCGGCCAGCCCTGGGACCAGGGTTCGAACGCCTTCTACGTCTTCGTGCACGGCGACGACACCACCGAGATCGAGCGGTACTGGGCCGCGCTGTCCGAGGGCGCCGAGGTCCGGCAGCCCCTGGCCCCCTCGGCCTGGGCGCCGCTCGCCGGGCAGCTCCGCGACCGGTTCGGCGTCGTGTGGCAGCTCGACGTCGCGGGTCCGCGGGGTTGA
- a CDS encoding putative RNA methyltransferase has product MRDDLLPMLACPVCTEPLARTAPGQAGCTTGHRFDEAKQGHLTLLPAKRRALTADTPAMVDARLRFLGRGHYAPVERALAVVVVEASAPGIVLDVGSGPGTYLAHALRAAGTDGRPVVAPGASGTAAGGPSPEPEPEPEPEPEPGPGTRLGLALDLSAVAIRRAARAHERAGAVVGDVTERLPVVDDAAAVVLDVFAPRNQTEYARVLRPDGVLAVVTPRTGHLAELAEATIAVDPEKERRLHDSLTPAFTRRSSDDLTWTMELSAEDVHDVVHMGPSHHHVDPERVFAPTRVTAAVTVSTWAPVR; this is encoded by the coding sequence GTGCGAGACGACCTGCTGCCGATGCTCGCCTGCCCCGTGTGCACCGAGCCCCTCGCCCGCACGGCCCCGGGTCAGGCCGGCTGCACGACCGGCCACCGGTTCGACGAGGCGAAGCAGGGCCACCTGACGCTCCTGCCCGCGAAGCGTCGTGCCCTCACCGCGGACACCCCGGCGATGGTCGACGCGCGGCTGCGGTTCCTGGGTCGCGGGCACTACGCGCCCGTCGAGCGGGCGCTCGCCGTCGTCGTCGTCGAGGCCTCGGCGCCCGGCATCGTGCTCGACGTCGGGTCCGGCCCGGGCACCTACCTGGCACACGCGCTCCGCGCGGCGGGGACGGACGGGAGGCCCGTGGTGGCGCCCGGTGCGTCCGGCACCGCCGCCGGTGGGCCGAGCCCAGAGCCAGAGCCAGAGCCAGAGCCGGAGCCGGAGCCGGGGCCGGGGACGCGGCTCGGCCTCGCGCTCGACCTGTCCGCCGTCGCGATCCGGCGTGCGGCACGCGCCCACGAGCGGGCGGGGGCCGTCGTCGGGGACGTGACCGAGCGCCTCCCGGTCGTCGACGACGCAGCCGCGGTCGTGCTCGACGTCTTCGCACCCCGCAACCAGACGGAGTACGCCCGCGTCCTGCGGCCGGACGGCGTGCTCGCCGTGGTGACCCCGCGGACCGGCCACCTGGCGGAGCTCGCCGAGGCGACGATCGCGGTCGACCCGGAGAAGGAGCGTCGCCTGCACGACTCCCTGACGCCCGCCTTCACCCGGCGCTCGTCCGACGACCTGACGTGGACGATGGAGCTGTCCGCCGAGGACGTCCACGACGTCGTGCACATGGGGCCGAGCCACCACCACGTCGACCCGGAGCGGGTCTTCGCACCGACCCGCGTGACCGCAGCGGTGACGGTCAGCACCTGGGCCCCGGTGCGCTGA
- a CDS encoding aldo/keto reductase yields MKTLELPQTDLTASDVVVGLMRINDMSDEDIRALYAASRDAGVTMFDHAAVYGGWHGCEERFGSAVTLTPAERSEIVLQTKVGIRPTANGAYFDFSYEHILESVEESLAALQTEYVDVLLLHRPDALVEPDEVAKAFDELHAAGKVHHFGVSNHTPGQVELLRRSVRQPLAFNQVQLSITHANVITQGLAANMAAVDQSIDRDNDILNDSRLHDVTLQAWSPFQKGFFDGVFLGDREQYAELNDVLEEVAAAHGVTPTGIAVAWITRHPAQFQVVLGTTNPQRVRDSAAGSDVRLSREEWYRITSAAGHLVP; encoded by the coding sequence GTGAAGACACTGGAGTTGCCACAGACGGACCTCACCGCCTCCGACGTCGTCGTCGGGCTGATGCGGATCAACGACATGAGCGACGAGGACATCCGCGCGCTCTACGCCGCCTCGCGCGACGCGGGCGTGACCATGTTCGACCACGCCGCGGTCTACGGCGGGTGGCACGGCTGCGAGGAGCGCTTCGGCTCCGCGGTCACGCTGACCCCGGCTGAGCGCAGCGAGATCGTCCTGCAGACGAAGGTCGGCATCCGGCCGACGGCGAACGGCGCCTACTTCGACTTCTCGTACGAGCACATCCTCGAGTCGGTCGAGGAGTCCCTCGCCGCACTGCAGACCGAGTACGTCGACGTCCTGCTGCTGCACCGTCCCGACGCCCTGGTCGAACCGGACGAGGTGGCGAAGGCCTTCGACGAACTGCACGCCGCCGGCAAGGTGCACCACTTCGGCGTCTCGAACCACACCCCCGGCCAGGTCGAGCTGCTCCGCCGTTCCGTGCGGCAGCCCCTCGCGTTCAACCAGGTGCAGCTGAGCATCACGCACGCCAACGTGATCACGCAGGGCCTCGCGGCGAACATGGCGGCGGTCGACCAGTCGATCGACCGCGACAACGACATCCTCAACGACTCGCGGCTGCACGACGTCACCCTGCAGGCCTGGTCGCCGTTCCAGAAGGGCTTCTTCGACGGCGTCTTCCTCGGCGACCGGGAGCAGTACGCCGAGCTGAACGACGTGCTCGAGGAGGTCGCCGCCGCACACGGGGTCACCCCCACCGGCATCGCGGTCGCCTGGATCACGCGCCACCCGGCGCAGTTCCAGGTCGTCCTCGGCACGACCAACCCGCAGCGCGTGCGGGACTCGGCGGCCGGCTCGGACGTCCGCCTGTCGCGCGAGGAGTGGTACCGGATCACCTCGGCCGCGGGGCACCTCGTCCCCTGA
- a CDS encoding GNAT family N-acetyltransferase — MLDDLALPVLLTARTGTVTLRNAVDDDLDALVALLADDPVSAARGDVAAPEDRPEYAAALRSIVDDPANALLVVEDEVGRLVGTLQLTRIPGMARRGARRLLVEAVRVSSAVRSGGIGTAVMRWVTDVAAPALGTPLVQLTSDAARTDAHRFYERLGFTGSHVGFKYRVPGPGAVGGGAQPK; from the coding sequence GTGCTCGACGACCTCGCCCTGCCCGTCCTCCTGACCGCCCGCACCGGGACCGTCACCCTGCGGAACGCCGTCGACGACGACCTCGACGCCCTCGTGGCGCTCCTCGCCGACGACCCGGTCAGCGCCGCCCGCGGGGACGTCGCCGCGCCGGAGGACCGGCCGGAGTACGCCGCCGCGCTCCGCTCGATCGTCGACGACCCGGCGAACGCCCTGCTCGTCGTCGAGGACGAGGTCGGGCGGCTCGTCGGCACCCTCCAGCTCACCCGGATCCCCGGCATGGCCCGGCGCGGTGCACGGCGCCTGCTCGTCGAGGCCGTCCGGGTCAGCAGCGCTGTCCGCTCCGGCGGCATCGGCACGGCGGTGATGCGGTGGGTCACCGACGTGGCCGCCCCGGCGCTCGGTACGCCGCTCGTGCAGCTCACCTCGGACGCGGCGCGCACCGATGCACACCGGTTCTACGAGCGGCTCGGGTTCACCGGGTCGCACGTCGGCTTCAAGTACCGTGTCCCCGGGCCCGGCGCAGTGGGCGGCGGCGCACAACCGAAGTGA